The following nucleotide sequence is from Kineobactrum salinum.
GCTGTACATAGGTATCGGTGACCTCAAACGGCGTGCCCACGGGCATGGTCAGCGTAGCTGCTCCGGTCTCGCCCTCGATATTGGGAAAGAACACAAACCGGGTCCAGCCGCTGACGATCAACGCCAGCACCAGCATGAAACTGCCGACAAACCCGGCCAGCGTGGTGTAGCGGTGCTTCGTGGCCAGCCGCAGCAGCGGCCGGTAGTACTTCATGATCAACCGTTCAAAACCATCGGCGAAGCGGTTTTGCCAGCGGGACCACTTGCCCTGGGGCTGTCCGGCCGGATTCAGCCGGATGCGGGTAAGATGAGCCGGCAACACCAGCTTGGATTCAATCAATGAAAACACCAGCACCGGAATCACCACTGCCGGAATAGCGCCAAAGAAAGCCCCCATGCGGCCCTCGATGAACGCGATCGGCAGGAACGCGGCGATCGTGGTAAGCACGCCGAAGGTCACCGGTACCGCCACCTCCTGGGTGCCGCGGATCGCCGCCTGCAGACCCGACTCACTGGTACGCAGATGGGTATACACGTTTTCACCGGTGACGATGGCATCGTCCACCACCAGGCCCAGCACGATAATGAAACCGTAGGCACTCATTACATTGAGCGTGGTGCCCATCAGACCCATGACCAGGATCGCGCCGAGAAAAGTCACCGGGATACCGATAAATACCCAGAAGCCGATCGCCGGCCGCAGGAACAGGGTCAGCAGCAGGATTACCAGCACCGCACCTTCCAATGCGCTGTTCAGCATGGTCCCCAGACGGCTCTTGAGGATGGTCGAGTCGTCGTCCCAGTAATCCAGGTCCATACCCACCGGCAGTGTGGCCTGGCGCTCAGCCAGATAGTCCTTGACCTTGCCGGCGACGTCCAGCGCGCTCTGGTCACCCACCCGGTAGACCTTGACGAACGCGGCCTGGCGGCCATTGAAAACAGTCTTCATGGCCTCCTCTTCGAAACCATCGTTGACGCGGGCCACGTCCTGCAGGCGGATGATGCTGCCGTCGCGGTTGGTCTTGATCACTATCTGCTCGAAGTCGGTGCGGCGATAGGCCTGCCCTTTGGACCGGATCAGCACATCACCGCCGCTGGCGCGCATATTGCCAGCGGAAATGTCCTGGGAGCTTTCCCGAATTGCCTGGGAGACCTGTTCCAGGGTCAGGTTGTATTGGCGCAGTCTGTCCTGGGACAGCTCGACGGCAATCTCGTAGTTGCGCACAGCGGAGAGTTCCACCTGGGTAACGCCGTCGATGCGCAGCAGGTCATCGCGCACCTGTTCGGCGAAGGCCAGGATCTCGTCTTCAGCCAGATCGCCGGCCACCACCACGTCGATCACTGCGCGTTTGCGTGTCGCCAGGCTGATCACCGGATTTTCGGTGTCGGCGGGAAAGGTATTGATGGCATCGACCCGGCTCTTCACATCGTCCAGCACGACGCGGGGTTGGTAGCCATTGTCGAGCTCCAGGGTAACCGAGGTAGAACCCTCCACTGATTCGCTGATGATCCTGTCTATGCCTTCGATATCCTGCACCGCCTCCTCGATACGGGTGGCAATCCCCAGCTCCACGTCCTCCGGGGTGGCGCCGCGCAGCGGTACGCTGATACTGATGGTGTCGGGTTCCGAGTAGGGGAAGACCTCCAGCACGAGTTCCGTTTTCAGGGTCAACAGCCCGCCGATGACAATGCTGAACATCAACAGGTTGGCGGCAACCGGGTTGCGCGCGAACCAGGCGATCACGGCTGCGCTCCCAGCTCGGCCTGGTGCGGCGGCCCTGCGTGACCCGATCCCGTGGAGCGCGGACCCCGGCCTGCGGAAGCCGCATCGCTCTGCACCACCTGGCGTTGCTGCGCCACTATCGTCACCCGCGTCCCGGACGTCACCTGGCCCAACGGCGTGACCACCAGTTGCTCATCGCC
It contains:
- a CDS encoding efflux RND transporter permease subunit, encoding MIAWFARNPVAANLLMFSIVIGGLLTLKTELVLEVFPYSEPDTISISVPLRGATPEDVELGIATRIEEAVQDIEGIDRIISESVEGSTSVTLELDNGYQPRVVLDDVKSRVDAINTFPADTENPVISLATRKRAVIDVVVAGDLAEDEILAFAEQVRDDLLRIDGVTQVELSAVRNYEIAVELSQDRLRQYNLTLEQVSQAIRESSQDISAGNMRASGGDVLIRSKGQAYRRTDFEQIVIKTNRDGSIIRLQDVARVNDGFEEEAMKTVFNGRQAAFVKVYRVGDQSALDVAGKVKDYLAERQATLPVGMDLDYWDDDSTILKSRLGTMLNSALEGAVLVILLLTLFLRPAIGFWVFIGIPVTFLGAILVMGLMGTTLNVMSAYGFIIVLGLVVDDAIVTGENVYTHLRTSESGLQAAIRGTQEVAVPVTFGVLTTIAAFLPIAFIEGRMGAFFGAIPAVVIPVLVFSLIESKLVLPAHLTRIRLNPAGQPQGKWSRWQNRFADGFERLIMKYYRPLLRLATKHRYTTLAGFVGSFMLVLALIVSGWTRFVFFPNIEGETGAATLTMPVGTPFEVTDTYVQRIGDAARELQDKYRDPATGTSPIVNILVVTGSGGGRGASPNVGRVTFEATPVQEREADISTARLVEEWRRLVGTIPGAESLTYRSSLFRAGDPINIQLSGKSLDTLSEVGDRVKQQLAGYASVFEIADSLSDGKEELHVELTDQGHVLGLSRGDIVNQIGSAFKGAQAQRIQRGRDDIRVLVRFPRGERSTLQSLNTMLIETPDGRRVPMAHVATLTPGKGPSKITRIDGYRVLNITADVEKDQVNMTALQADLAGFLDQLLQQYPEVSYTLEGEAREQRDSFDSMQAGLIAVLFAIYCLLALPLRSYVQPLIVMSVIPFGLIGAVLGHWLMGHPLSLQSVLGMMALVGVLVNDSLVLVDYCNQRLRRGESIDDAVIIAGVARFRPVFLTSMTTFFGLLPLLLERSTDAQFLIPMAISLGFGILFATLITLILIPTNLLIARDIRQWLAGLADRRIATSGAA